Within Mycobacterium botniense, the genomic segment CCACTACCCCTCCAAGGAGTTTGCTCCCCACCCGCAATTCGCGGAGGCAGCGCACCGTCCCGCTGATCCTGGTACTTCGACCTTACCTGCCGATGCGGTGATACTGCCCGGCTGTTTCAGCCGAGGACGCCGGTGGGAGCCGCCGCGGCTGTACCCGCCGTCCCGGCACGCGCGACCCCGGAATACCCGCCGGGTCTGCCCCCACGTCGGCCCCGAAATCTGCCCCGACCGAACAAACCGTTCCTAGACCGTTGTCATTTCTCGCGGTACGAAGCGGACCGGGAGAAGTCGATGAAGTTTTGGTAGTAACGCGACGGCGTCGGCCCGCGTTGTCCCTGGTATTTCGAGCCCGCCCGGGCACTTCCGTAAGGATGCTCAGCCGGGCTGGTCAACCGCAGGATGCAAAGCTGGCCGATCTTCATTCCCGGCCACAGCGTGATCGGCAGATTGGCCACATTGGACAGCTCCAGCGTGATGTGGCCGCTGAAACCGGGATCGATGAAACCTGCGGTCGAGTGCGTCAACAAGCCCAGCCGTCCCAGCGACGACTTGCCTTCCAGTCGTCCGGCCAGGTCCTCGGGCAAGGTGAACAGTTCCAGCGTCGAACCGAGCACGAATTCACCGGGATGCAGCACAAACGGCTCACCATCAACCGGTTCCACCACGCTGGTCAGCTCATCTTGCCGCTGTGCGGGGTCGATGTGCGTGTACCGCGTGTTGTTGAACACCCGAAACAGGCTGTCGAGGCGCACGTCCACGCTGGATGGTTGCACCAAGGCGTCGTCGAAGGGATCAATGCCGAGCCGCCCGGCAGCGATTTCGGCCCTCAAATCCCGGTCAGAGAGCAGCACCCGTTGAGCCTATCTGCTGGGTCCGTCCCATGAGGGTGATGAACGGTGCTGCCTGAGATGCTAGCCTTCGGAAACGACCGCGCCGATGTAGTTCAATGGCAGAACATCAGCTTCCCAAGCTGAGAACGCGGGTTCGATTCCCGTCATCGGCTCCACATCTGAGCAGCGCCGACGTGGTGGCGCGCTGCTTCGGCGACCGGCGGCGGTACCTACCCGATACCTACCGCCACAGCTGGGTACGACCTGGGCTCAAGGGCACCCTGACACGAAAAACACCCGCCAGCTCGCCAAACGATGTGCGGTTAGTCGTCCAGCAGGCTATCCAGCGGCTCCTCGGCCACTTCGATCGCCTCGATCAATGCGCGCTCCTCGTCGGTGATCCGATAAAGCCGGTAAACGATCTCGTCGATTTCCCTCTGAGCGGCGACGGCCTGGTTTTCGAAAGCCGCACATTCGGCAGCGGTCTTGTTGAAATACGTCAGCAGCTCATCTTTCTGAGTGAGCGACAACCGGAGCCTGGCGGCCGCGAGGAACTCATCGAAGTCGAGCCGCCACCAGGTCTTCAGCTTCCTGGCGTTCCAGTTCTGCCCGCCATATTCCGACTTCATCACCGTCAGAACGTGCTCGCTGCGCTCCCGCAGGTTCGCAAGCGACTTCGCAACGCTATGAGCCAGGTCAGCAAGATCGGCTTGGTCCTTCCGCGAGATGCGCACCATCGGCAACTGCTCGATGTTGGACTTGTTGATCGCCAGATATCCGCCGGCCAGGTGCTTGTCGGCGAACTCCGTCCGGAGGTAGTAGCTCATGAAGGCACTGTTCAGGACCGCGGTCAAGGCTTCCGGGTCGATCCCGCCGAAGTCGTATATGCCGTACGCCCCAACACCTAGGGCCAGCGGTTCGGGGACGTAGACCGCCTCGATCCGCTTGGTCATGCCGGCAATGACCACCTTCGGCGCCTTCCAGAATGCGTACTTGCTCGCAGCGATTTCCGGCGAGCCCAACGTGATGTAGGGGTGCTTGTACACCGACTTCATGTACGGCACGCGGGTCGTGTCGATCTGAAACGGGTCCACGCCGCCGCTGACGGCGAACGGGATGCCCGACCCGGCCTCATTGAGTAGACCTTTCACCACCTGAGCCTCGAAACCGGTTGTGCCCGCGTTCAGTTTGATACCGAAGTCGGCAAGGGTCTTGAACCTTCGGAGGCCGTTGCCTTCGTCGGGATATTGGGTGAAGTTGCCGAGGTGCTCAGGCTCGGAGATGCTATACCGCTCCACCGTCGCCGATTCCGACCGGTTCATGTTGCCGAGCAAGATGATCGGGTACACCCCAACGCCCTTGAATACCGACAGCGTCGACACGTTTACCACCGACTCAAGCGACGACCCGGACATAAATTCCTGAGCTGGCCGCGCGTAGTCCGCGATCAGGTACTTGTTGGGGATGATCCAGCCGTACCGCCCTTCGGGCTTCAGCAGCTGGATGCCGCGCAGCAAGAACGCTACATAGATGTCGTACGAGCCGGCCAGTTGCGGGTACTTCTCCACTAGGTGGGCGCGCTCGTCCTGGGTCATTAGGCGGGCATTGATGTACGGCGGATTACCGATCACGACGTCAAAGCCACCCGATGCCATGATGTCCGGGAAGTTGTCTCGCCAGTTGAATGCCTTGCTCCCGCCCTGGTCCGGGTCGTCGACCAACGAGTTCCCACACTTGATATTGTTGTCCAGAGCGGTAAGCGGCTTGCCTTTCTCCGCCGTCTTCAGCCAAAGGCTGAGCTTGGTGATCTCGACCGATTCTTCATTAATGTCGACGCCAAAGATGTTGTCGGAGAGTATCTTCCTCACGACCTCGTCGTACGACATCAGGGTCCCGCCGAGAATCTCGTTGACGCGCAGGTTTTCCTTCAGCAGGTAATCGAACACGTACACCAGGAAAGCACCACTGCCGCAAGCGATGTCGACGACCTTGATGGCCTGGAGAACGGCCAAGTACTCCGAGTACATGCGGCGCTGCCGCTTGTCATAGCCCTCTTCGGTCTTCATTAGATTGAGCTTGTGCTTGCGCTTCAGCTCATCCTCGCGAAGCCGCAGATATGCACCGAGGGTGTTGTCGACGATGAACCGAACGATGTAATCGGGTGTGTAGTAGATGCCCTCGCGCCGCCGCCGACTTTTGAGCCCAAGCGGGTTCTTCTCCGCCCGGACTTTCCGACGGATCTCCTCCAAGTTGGTGATCGACTGCTCGAAGATGTGGCCAAGGACGTTGACGCGCAGCTCGTTACGGAAGTCGTAACGGGATAGACCCGCCAGCTTCCGCATCACCGGGTCAGAGATTGTCAGCGCGTCGATCCACGGGTCCTCAGCGAATAGGCCGCCGTTGTACCCGACCGGGATGCCCAGCGCAGCACTGCCCTTATCTATCGACCGGAACAATCGCTTGAAGAATTCGAACAACGGCTCGCCCAGCGGGTTGTGGTTCTCGGCGTGGTTCAAGACCGTCGCAACGATCTGGTCGGGCAGCAGATCCATGTCCTCGGCGAAGCACGCGAAAACCACTCGGTCGATGATCGTCTGGGCCTTGCGGATGGCGAGATCGAACTTGTCGCGGGTGGCAGGATTGTTCCGCCAGATGTCCTGCAGCAGCTCGATGCGGATGTCCTTGTACTCCGCATAGAACTGCTCGCCGACCTCCTCCTGCTCCTGCCGGATCGCGCTCAGAAGGGCCTGCGTAGCGGATGGCCCCTGGCGGGAGACCATGCTCTCCGCCCTCATCAGCACGTACCAGGTCTTGAACTTGAGGTAGTCGTCCGTGGGGTCGATCAGGTCGTCGAGCGTCCAGCGCTCGAAGTCCAGCTGGTTGTCGTTGTACAGCCGGAACTCGTAGAAGTTGCTGACCACCACGAAGGGGCAGGACGCAAACTGCGGCTTGTACTTGAAACCCTGCTGCACAGGGCTGAGGTTGCCTTGGCTCTGCTGTGGCTTGTCGAGCGAGACGTCCGCACCCTTCAGCTCAACCACGGCGGCGATGTTGTCGATCCCTGCGACCGGTTCCGCGTAACGCAGCACGGCATCCGGCGTCTGGCCGCCCTTGGCGGTGGTCGCGGCCTTCGGCGTGAAGGTGAACGGGACGTGCGGCTTCTCCCGGTAACCGAGGATCTTGATGAAGAAGTCTTGGTTGTAGGCCTGCTCCCGGCTAGTCTCGTTGTCACCCTTCAACGATCCCCGGCGGTAATCGTCGAGCCACGTCTGGATCAGATCGATGCACCACGCGATGTCCTTCGTGTCGACCTTCTGCGCCAGGCCGCGCACCTTCTTCTTGCCGAACAAGCTAGCCACGGATTCCAGCTTAGAGGGACAGGCCGAGTTTGCCGTGGCGAACCAGCTGGCCAACAGCACATCTATTGCCCCCGCACCCGGAGCATCACTGCCCACCACGGTCACCTGCTCAGCTTGACGATCCCGACCGACACCACAGAGGTATGACGTTGCCGGACGCCGCGAGGCTCCCCATTGCCCCGAGCGCGGCCATAGCGTCGGCGTGGTTGTCCTCGAACAGGTGCGCGTAGATGCCCATCGTCGTCGTCGGCTTCGCATGCCCCATGAACCGGCTGACGTCGAACGCCGGTATCCCCGCCGCGACGCACAGGCTCGCGTACGTGTGGCGGAGCGAGTGGAACTTCAGCTCCGGCGACAGGCCAGCGGTCGGCGTAAGCCTGTTGGCTCGCAGCACCGCGGGGCGGTAGACCGCCTTGTACCAGCCGCCATGCTGGAGCGGCTCCGACCAATCGAGCACTAAGCGGTCTTCCGCTTCGGCCACCGATAGGTCGGCCAAGGCGGTAGCCTGCCGCTGCACCACAGCTCGGCGCTCCCTGCTCGTGGGCTTCCCGTCCGGACCCACCGCCCGCACGCCGGTCGGCTTCGGCATCTTCAGCGTCACCGCCGGGAACAGCGGCGCGGTTGAATCGTCGGCGCGCGGGTGCTCCGCGAGGTAGTCGCGCAACAGCGCCGTCGTCACCGCCGTGAGCAGCACCTTGCGGCGGCTGCCCTTGGTCTTGGGTGCGAGGTAGGTCATGGTGGTGCCGACGAGCCGCGCCGTTCGCTCGACCCGAAGCACGCCGGGTTTCGTGGGTGCGTTGAGGTTCGGCGACGTCTTCGATAGCTCAACATCACCGACCTGTAGCCCGGCCAGCTCCGCCGCCCGGAGACCACTCCACGGGGCAATGTGCACCAACACGTTGTATGGCCGAGGCGTCGCGGCGACAAGCGCCGAAACTTGCGCCCCCGTGAGGAACTGCGCCGGGTCATCCACTACGCCGGAGTCGCCGTGCTCAGTCGGGAGCTTCACGTAATCAGCGGGATTGCTCGCCAGCCGGCCATCCGCGACCGCCTGGGCGAGAACCATCCGCACCGTGAAGTAGGCGTGCCGCACCGTGCTGGGCTTCTTGCCCGCCACAACCATCTTCTGCACCCACATTGAAATCTGGTCGCGAGTGATCTTGTTCAGCGGGTAACCGCCGAACGTCGCGTCAATCCCAAGCGTCTTTCCGTCGCCCCGGCGCGTGCTAGCTGGGGCCAGGGCGGCTTCGTGCCCGGCCTTCGTGGTGGGCTTCAGGTCGTGCCGGGAGGCCAACCACAGCTGCGCCGCGTCTCGGAACAACATCCGCCCGGCCTTCGGATCGAAGTACACCCCGCGCCTGATCTTGTCGGCGGTCTCCGTTGCGTAGTCCTCCGCCGCCTTCCGCGTGCGGAAGCCGCCCTTGGTCTGATGCTTGCCGTCTGGGTCCTTCCACTTCACGATGTAGGCGGCGCTGCCGCTCTTCGTGTTTCGCTTCTGCACGTACGCCATCAGCTTGCGTCCATTTCTGTTGCGGCGGTGGCACTCGCGTAGATGCGCCGCACGGTCGAGGTCTGCCAGGTGGGCAGGCCGGCAGGACTCAAGATGCCTTCGGCCGCCAAGGTGGTCGCGATCTTGGCGAAGCTCAGGCCCGTGTGGCGGTCCATTACGATTCGCCGCACGACACCAGGTGGCGCCTGCCTGGGCCGGCCAATGCGCTCGCCGCGCGCCCGCTTCGCAGACAACGCCACTTTGGTCCGCTGGGAGATCAGCCGACGCCCGAATTGAGCGAAGGTCGCCATCAAGTGGGCCATCGCTTCGCCCGCTGGGGTCGTAAGGTCCACCCCCAGATCCAGCACCACCAGCGACCAACCTTGCGCCTGGGCGGCTTCAATGATGTTGACGGCGTTGATGATCGACCGGGCAAGCCGGTCCATCTTGGCCACGACAAGACCGTCGCCTTGCCCGCTTGCCAAAAGTTGCAACACTTCTCGCAGCGACGGGCCGATCATCTTGCCGGTCACGCCGTCGTCGCTGTGGTGCCCAACCTCCCAACCCCGCCGTGCGGCCTCGGCGTCGATGGCGGCGCGCTGAGCCTCCAGCCCGTTGCCGCTGGCGGCCTGCTCCTCAGTGCTGACGCGGCAGTAGCCGAACATGAGCGGGCCTTGCGGATTTCGTGCCGCGCTCATGCTTCTGGCTCCAGGTCCGCGTCCGGGAAAGCCACGGCCTCCATCAGCTGGCCTAGGCGAATATTGTTGCGCGTCAGGCGGTCCGCGAACACGTTGGTCACAACGCCCACCGCGCCAATCACCGTCGTT encodes:
- the dcd gene encoding dCTP deaminase — encoded protein: MLLSDRDLRAEIAAGRLGIDPFDDALVQPSSVDVRLDSLFRVFNNTRYTHIDPAQRQDELTSVVEPVDGEPFVLHPGEFVLGSTLELFTLPEDLAGRLEGKSSLGRLGLLTHSTAGFIDPGFSGHITLELSNVANLPITLWPGMKIGQLCILRLTSPAEHPYGSARAGSKYQGQRGPTPSRYYQNFIDFSRSASYREK
- a CDS encoding Eco57I restriction-modification methylase domain-containing protein translates to MTVVGSDAPGAGAIDVLLASWFATANSACPSKLESVASLFGKKKVRGLAQKVDTKDIAWCIDLIQTWLDDYRRGSLKGDNETSREQAYNQDFFIKILGYREKPHVPFTFTPKAATTAKGGQTPDAVLRYAEPVAGIDNIAAVVELKGADVSLDKPQQSQGNLSPVQQGFKYKPQFASCPFVVVSNFYEFRLYNDNQLDFERWTLDDLIDPTDDYLKFKTWYVLMRAESMVSRQGPSATQALLSAIRQEQEEVGEQFYAEYKDIRIELLQDIWRNNPATRDKFDLAIRKAQTIIDRVVFACFAEDMDLLPDQIVATVLNHAENHNPLGEPLFEFFKRLFRSIDKGSAALGIPVGYNGGLFAEDPWIDALTISDPVMRKLAGLSRYDFRNELRVNVLGHIFEQSITNLEEIRRKVRAEKNPLGLKSRRRREGIYYTPDYIVRFIVDNTLGAYLRLREDELKRKHKLNLMKTEEGYDKRQRRMYSEYLAVLQAIKVVDIACGSGAFLVYVFDYLLKENLRVNEILGGTLMSYDEVVRKILSDNIFGVDINEESVEITKLSLWLKTAEKGKPLTALDNNIKCGNSLVDDPDQGGSKAFNWRDNFPDIMASGGFDVVIGNPPYINARLMTQDERAHLVEKYPQLAGSYDIYVAFLLRGIQLLKPEGRYGWIIPNKYLIADYARPAQEFMSGSSLESVVNVSTLSVFKGVGVYPIILLGNMNRSESATVERYSISEPEHLGNFTQYPDEGNGLRRFKTLADFGIKLNAGTTGFEAQVVKGLLNEAGSGIPFAVSGGVDPFQIDTTRVPYMKSVYKHPYITLGSPEIAASKYAFWKAPKVVIAGMTKRIEAVYVPEPLALGVGAYGIYDFGGIDPEALTAVLNSAFMSYYLRTEFADKHLAGGYLAINKSNIEQLPMVRISRKDQADLADLAHSVAKSLANLRERSEHVLTVMKSEYGGQNWNARKLKTWWRLDFDEFLAAARLRLSLTQKDELLTYFNKTAAECAAFENQAVAAQREIDEIVYRLYRITDEERALIEAIEVAEEPLDSLLDD
- a CDS encoding tyrosine-type recombinase/integrase, with the translated sequence MAYVQKRNTKSGSAAYIVKWKDPDGKHQTKGGFRTRKAAEDYATETADKIRRGVYFDPKAGRMLFRDAAQLWLASRHDLKPTTKAGHEAALAPASTRRGDGKTLGIDATFGGYPLNKITRDQISMWVQKMVVAGKKPSTVRHAYFTVRMVLAQAVADGRLASNPADYVKLPTEHGDSGVVDDPAQFLTGAQVSALVAATPRPYNVLVHIAPWSGLRAAELAGLQVGDVELSKTSPNLNAPTKPGVLRVERTARLVGTTMTYLAPKTKGSRRKVLLTAVTTALLRDYLAEHPRADDSTAPLFPAVTLKMPKPTGVRAVGPDGKPTSRERRAVVQRQATALADLSVAEAEDRLVLDWSEPLQHGGWYKAVYRPAVLRANRLTPTAGLSPELKFHSLRHTYASLCVAAGIPAFDVSRFMGHAKPTTTMGIYAHLFEDNHADAMAALGAMGSLAASGNVIPLWCRSGSSS
- a CDS encoding recombinase family protein; this translates as MSAARNPQGPLMFGYCRVSTEEQAASGNGLEAQRAAIDAEAARRGWEVGHHSDDGVTGKMIGPSLREVLQLLASGQGDGLVVAKMDRLARSIINAVNIIEAAQAQGWSLVVLDLGVDLTTPAGEAMAHLMATFAQFGRRLISQRTKVALSAKRARGERIGRPRQAPPGVVRRIVMDRHTGLSFAKIATTLAAEGILSPAGLPTWQTSTVRRIYASATAATEMDAS